In the genome of Labeo rohita strain BAU-BD-2019 chromosome 2, IGBB_LRoh.1.0, whole genome shotgun sequence, the window ACTTTcctttataataaaatgaaataataataataataaagaacaaaaaagcAGGGAAAATCCAGTTTGCACTTTTCCCCAtgactttacattttattttacaataaataaacaattgtattattttatagtagACAGAGTTTATTTTACAAATCGAACATTTATTCACTGCTTATTTTCTCGAAGTGTCATTATTATCACAATTTCAAGAAGTCAAACATgctaaaagagagaaagaaaatggcaaataaataaaaatgttgaaagaCTATAAAGCATTAGCGATTTGGTATCTAGCATCAGTCAATTTTATTGTAATACTGTATAGAGGACAGTGATGAGATCCAGTTTTATGAGTTTATTCTAAGTGTCAGGTTGACAGAGGACAAAGACggcaataaatacaattttgattagtattaccactattaaaatgaaaagtcatggaaatgaATCATGCTCTAAAAGGCCTAggaacattttgtatttttagaaatGCAAATGGAAACGCAATGAAAATGCAGTGGTGAAAACCGACTAAAAGCTTCATTAGTATTTAATGGAATATGTTCTGAAGACTTGTACTCTTAAGGCTTTGGCTTTTATGTGTTTCTATTGTCCCTAGAGAGCCTTCCCTCCAAAAGATGATTCTTCTAAGCTGCTAACCATGATTGAAAACAAGTCTAGCTGAAGTCCACTGCTTAATAAAACATGACAGCATAtcatattaacattttgctgaagGAAGGACTCTACTAGTGTTTGATTAAAGTGTTTGATTTGAAAATATCCACAAACGATGTGCCAAAAATTAAGAATGTGCACTGCGACAAAAAACTTGGGTGAAGTCACAGTCTGCTTTCTGTCCATGCAGCTTCGCTCAGACAAAGACAGAGGGGATGGAACTGCCAGATACGTTCTCTCTGGGGAAGGAGCAGGCACAATTTTTCGTATCGATGAGAAGTCTGGGGATTTACATGCTACACAGAGACTGGACAGAGAGGAAAAGTCCTCTTACACACTGCAGGCCCAAGCTTTCAACAAGATCACCGGCCTCCCTCTGGAGCCTGCCACTGAATTCATTGTCAAGATACATGACATCAATGACAATGAGCCCAAATTTACCAAGGCTGTCTACACTGCCAGTGTACCTGAAATGTCAGACGTCGGTGAGTGAATGAAAATTACTTTTTCTCCTGGTGTTGTTATTTGAAGTGCATTTACTGTCATGCTGGAATACTGCACCAGGGTGTGATATTCCTGtcactgcagtgtttttaagGTCAATGATGCCTCAGTGCTATTGGTtcttagactttttttttttcgtattcTTCAGTTGACAAGTCTTTGGAGCATGTAGTGTTATGGAATCAAGCATTTAGACAACAGAGAGCTAGACTTtcacaacattttgttttgtgtgtttgtgttttattagggTTGTTTTGTTTCAGCATGGATTTAAGTATTTGTCTTGCTTTTATttgacttgttttgtttttgttttggctttGATTTAAGTCTCAATCATGtcttaagtcttttttttttctgtcacggCTGTTTTGATTTAGGTCTTTAACTTCTTGACGGATCATGTTACTCAACATTACTAGGCAAGGATTTAGACAAAAGTGagttagacaaaaaaaacacaaaaacatgttttgtgttattaaggttgttgttttggttttgatttAAGTCTTTATCATGTCTTGTaaagtcttgttttgttttgttttgttttattgttatggCTGTTTTGGCTTTGATTTAGGTCTTTATTATGTCTTGttaagtcttgttttgttttgttttgttttgttttattgttacggCTGTTTTGGCTTTAATTTAGGTCTTTTCATGTTGATCTATCATGTTACTCAACATTACTAAGTgagtatttaaacaaaaatgggtTAGACTGACaaaaattggtttgttttgtgttattaaGGTTGTTTTGTTTAAGCTTTGATTTAAGTCTTTATCATGTCTTCttaagtcttgttttgttttgttttattgttatggCTGTTTTGGACTTGTTATAGGTCTTTAACTTGTTGACCTATCATGTTACTCACATTACTAGGCAAGGATTTAGACAAAGGCAAGTTAgactttgacaaaaaaaaaaaaagttttgttttgttctagtTTTACCACTGTTTTGGCTTTGATTTAGGTCTTTATCATGTTATCTATCATGTTACTCAACATTACTAGGCGAGGATTTAGACAAAATTGAGTTAGACTTTgacaaaaattgttttgtttttgttattaaggTTATTTTATGGCTTTGATTTAACACTTTAACATGTTGACCTATAGCTACTTAacactgtatgattttattttattttattttattttattttttattttatttattgtttgtgtgcccctaaataaaaaaaaaatatatatatatataaaataaataaataaataaatattagaaaataaaaataataaataaatgttagagttatttaaaaaaaaaaaaaaaaaaaaactttgttcaGACAGGAGAATTTGATGCTGTCAAGAGGTCTAGGGACCATAACAAACTagaataaaaatgctaaaatgagtACTGGCATTAACTATTCATTATTTGGTGTTTGTTGCCACATAGCAAATAAGTACCATGGTTCtattaataatcagaaataacCGTATTACCTAAACGTAGCAGTTTTCTAAGAATGCGCATTTAATAATATGTGCTGCAGGTAGTCAAATGCAAATATATGTAAACACTAAAACCAGTGCCCGCAAGGCAGTGTCTCTCTTGAGTCCTGATGTAGTGTCTGATGGAAGAGATTCTATTTGCTCATCTTATCACATTTTCTATTTACATCTAATTCCCATTCGCACATCATCTATCACCACTGTCTCACACAATCAGTTGCTCTGTGCTAGCAGTGACACTGCACCATACATATTCACAGCGCATGAATATTCAGGAGATCCATGCTGCTTCTCAGTAATATCATAATAACCTCTGGTTATCCCGTTTCCAATCAAGTCAGTCCTCAAGCAGTGAAGCAGTCTGTTTGGTATCATCTCCCCAAAGAAAATCTAATGATGCTCTTCCTTCTCTGATATGGGTTCTCGTGTTCAGCTGGAATCTAATATAGGGGACTGTACATcttatttatgaaattattgCCCTCAATCAAGGGGAAAGTGTCATCATATAATGAAGCACGCATTACCCTCTGACACACAACCCTAGGACAAAACCAATTCCATCTGTGTTCTCCAATTTGAGGAATGGTGGTAAATCTAGGTTACTGTAGGCACTGTAGCTTTTGAACCATAATGAATTCTAATAATTCAGTTcggaaaacaaaacaacgacccaactatttgttttctttcacgACTGTACCCCTTGATAATAAATTTACTGAGAGCTTGGTTCTTCACATTTGAGAAATTtagtattatataaatgtatttccaAGCACAATCCTTCCCCTGGAACAGTCTTATATAGATGCTAATCGGTTTAATCTTAATATTAAAGTGACTGTATCTTCTCCACTGATACCTAGAGGAATATTTTATTGCTCAGAGATTGGTCTTTCATATTTCTGAAGACTCAGTTATGTTCTCAATTACGCTTCATTGATATATTGACTTGTCTCAGATGCTTATCCTAAAATACCAATAAGGAGAAATTAATATTGGCAGACAGTATTTTGGTAAATTGAATGTATTTAGCTTCTGCTAGAATTTGATGTGAAGTTACTGATTTTTAATTGCAGGCTTTGGTATATTCAAATCTGaggacattttattacattgttgATGGTTTTTGGGGGTCACCTTAAAAGAGAATacttataataattaaacatcTCCATTtgctttcctttctttttataGGTACGTTTGTAATAGAAGTCAATGCCACTGATGCAGATGATGCCACATACGGGAACAGCGCCAAACTCGTCTACAGCATTCTGCAAGGGCAGCCCTACTTCTCTGTGGAGCCCGAGACCGGTGAGTCCTCCAAACATTTTGCTGAAAACATATTCTCTGCTGACATACTACTACGATGTATGCCTGAGGCCATTTGACAAAGTGAGGCAGGGATGTGACTTTTATGTGGAATGTCTGAAGCATAAAGATCACACACCGCTGCGCCTGGTTAACATATCCAGCTACTACTagaatatttgttttacacGAAATGGAATAAAACTTTGAAATGGAACGAATTACTATGCTAGGcttgttttattacttttgctGGGAAGAATGGAAGTTAAGCTTGATAAATGCTGCAATATAAAGGTTACGGATGAAGAATATTTAGATGAAGGTATAAACACAAACCTAAGCAGGAAAGGAAAATAATGACCCTTTTGGAAGTAGtgctataaaacaaataaatattactatataaaatattaagaaaaatggaagtgtaagtttttgtttagcATGCAGTAGGTTACCTGGATCTGCAAAATAGCTGTCTTGCATTAAACTGTGAAAAATTAGTGGATAATGAATGAATATGCACATGTGCTTtgaataaatagtaaaaatgtattgtaataaattaaaaattatctATGTGAATGAATATGTACGATATGGACTATTTATTGTATTACTAATATATACACAacagtatatacatattaaagagatgttacatttacactgttattgatattacaatattatgttTTCCTGTGCAGGAATTGTCAGAATAGCCCTTTCCAATATGGACCGAGAAGTGAGGAAGGAATATCAGGTGGTTATACAAGCCAAAGATATGGCAGGACAGATGGGTGGTCTGTCTGGAACCGCCATGGTCAACGTCACCCTTACGGATGTTAACGACAGTCCGCCACGTTTTGCTTACAGTAAGATATCACTAAGAAGTgcttttaaaagaatagttcactcctgaattacagtgtcttgataatttactcaccccgatgtcatccaagatgttcatgtctttctttcttcagttgaaaagaaattaccatttttgagaaaaacattccagggtttttctccatatagcggatttcaatggggatcagcgggttgaaggtccaaattgcagtttcaatgcagcttcagagggctctacacgatcccagccgaggaaaaagggtcttatctagcaaaacgaatggctgttttctaaaaaaaattgtgaatttgtatactttttaaaggagaagtccacttccaaaacaaagattcacgtataatgtacttacccccttgtcatccaagatgttcatgtctttctttcttcagttgtaaagaaattatgttttttgaggaaaacatgtcaggatttttctccatataatggactgatatggtgccccaattttgaacttccaaaatgcagtttaaatgcgatcCAAATGCGGtcgtaaacaatcccagccaaggaagaagggtcttatctagcaaaacgatcggttgctttcattaaaaaaaatacaatttaaatactttttaatctcaaacgctcatcttgccttgctctccctgaactctgtgtttcctgcctcaagacagttagggtatgttgaaaaactctgatcgtatttctccttcaacttcaaaaaccatttcaaaatcatccaacatcgctgcagaagtactgacccagtctttgcaaagtgaacatgcaaagaagatcaaacacccttaacaaaaaaggtaaaacagcgatataggatgattttgatgttgagggagaacatgagatgggagtttttcgacatacactaactgtcatgaactggaaaaaaacagtccaggcagagtaagacaagacgagcgtttgacattaaaaagtatataaattgtattatgtttatgaaaataaccgatcgtttcgctagataagacccttctttcttggctgtgatttacaacagcatttgggatcgtttgaagctgcatttaaactacattttggaagttcaaagtcgggggcaccatatcagtccattatatggagaaaaatgctgaaatgttttcctcaaaaaaacattttctttacgaacatgaacatcttggattacaagggggtgagtacattatatgtgaatctttgttttggaagtggactcctttaaCCACAAGtgcttatcttgcactagctctgtgatgcgcgtCTACAACTACACACATTAACTAATCACACTTGAAAAGTCACGTTGGTAGTTCTTCGTCTATGTACTTTGGTTcagaaaggtagggtagggcgaacaactccatctcattttctcctccaacttcaaaatcgttcgacattgttgttttacctttctttgcacgttcgctttgtaaacactgggtcggtacttccacctacgtccccagctgggatcatgtagacccctttgaagctgtCTTGAAACTCCAATTTGGCCCCTCAACCTGTTGGATCATattgaagtccaataaatggagaaaaatcctggaatgctttcttcaaaaaacttCTTTTTGcctgaagacatgaacatcttggatggcatgggggtgaataaattatcaggaaattttaattgtgGAGTGAACTAGtactttaaagtcaacatgaattGCTACCCATCTACTGTTTGAATTGTATTTCTGATGCATTTCCAAGTGGGATAGAGTATTCAACCAGAGAAATGTAGGGTGAGACAactaattgtaaaaaaaattacatggaGCTAAAACAAATGTGAGCTCACTAAAATACTGCTTAATGATCTGTTTGCTATTGGTTAACATTTTAGTTAGGCAACATTTTTGTATGGCCAACATCAGAAAAAAGGCTTTTCAGAGGAAGAGCAAgttatttgattttgattaaaatataatgagGACCATTTTTGTCCATAATAACATGCACCAATGAAAATACATCTAGTATTGTGCATTAAGTCATTAAATAGGGTGCATTTTGTCTTAAAAAGCCATGAAGGGCTTAGAATCACGACCAGAAAGGACATAAAATTGCTGAATATGAGTGAAATGAACATAACCTTTTTCCTTTTCAAGGTTCTTACCACCTAAGCACTTATGAGTCAGCAGAAATTGGATCAACTGTGGGCCGAATCAAAGCCAACGATGGTGATGAgggagaaaatgctgaaatgaaatataaaattgtagACGGAGATGGCAAAGATTATCTCGATATAATAACAGATGAGATAACCCAAGAAGGAGTTATCGttgtaaaaaaggtaaaatcCTGTATCaatgtttataaatatgttaTGATTTATGACGCTATTAAAACACACAATCTTCTTGATTTTCATCCAGAAAATGGACTACGAAAGCAAGCGCATTTACACAGTGAAAGTGGAGGTGACTAATACACACCAGGACCCCAACTTCGCTGATCTGGGCCCATTCTTAGACACAGCCATCGTCAAGGTCACGGCCAAGGACGTGGATGAGCCTCCAGTCTTCAGCAGGCCTCAGTATGTCTTTGAGGTCAATGAAGACACACCAAAAGGAATAGCAATTGGAACTATTTCAGCCTGGGACCCTGATGCCACACATTACCCAAtccagtgagcatttgaaatattataattattcaaCAGTTACTGCAGGGTATTCACTAAAATGATTTGCACCCACGATAGCATACGGTAGTTTATTTCCACATGCTGTCTGCACTGCACCTGAATCtctaaataaattatgcaaatcaAATAACGGCACAAACGTGCCTCTAAAAACATCTGTTGAATGCAATTTGCATCTTGCAGGCTAGGTTGTGAAAGATGCAGCATACTACTGCAATCTGACATACTTCACTGGGACAACATTTCTTCAGCGCCTGAATCAActctttaaaatgacaaaaatgctctcggctgcaaaaaaatatatccaaacAGTGTGTTTGGATATATGCCCAGTTTATGTTcttactttttatttgattatcatTTGATGAATTGCTGCTGCCATGATGCctagaaaatgtacacatacagATAGTGCTGACGTTTGGGGTATAAGGCACAGTCTATAAAAAGCCTAATTTACATTGAAATGATTTGTATGcagtgaaaaaataaactaaaattacgATTTTAATATACATGTCATAGTAGTACATATGCAGAGTGTGCATGGTGAAAATGGTTTATGAGTGGTTAGCAAAgaagattaaaacaaaatagGGGTTTTGTTCAGTACAGTTAAGTGTTGACGTAATGCCCACTATcagctctgagaaaaaaatcaagtgaCTCATGCTGAATGggtaaaaaataatacagattttctgtataaaataaaatttacgtCGTTACCAATAGCTTTAACGGCAGTGCCCGACATAAAATGCACTGCGCTAGTTCAAATTCTTGCTCAAGGACTTTTCCgaacttgcatttatttaatttaagagTAGATtaattacaggattttttttttgtttttgttatagcTAATATTGTTATAGCAAtataaagttgtaattatgaCAAATTACTGTAAGGGGCAATTgcctttatatatatttcctggaagcagaaatgggcttccataatgAAGttctataaaacaaaacattggcCTTTGTCTAATGTGATCCAGTTTATAATAAAGTCTATGCAATGCCAGCCCTTCTTCAAACTTCAGGGACTGTCAGTGACtgtttgagttatttttatttctttcttaaaCCTGTCCATAGATATGCAATAGATCAACACACAGACCCGGAGAGACTCTACCACATCGACCCCAAGAATGGATCCATCACAATTCTTAAGTCTCTTGACAGGGAAGTGTCAAAGTGGCACAACATCTCAGTCCTGGCCAGTGAAATAAGTAAGTAAACGCATGCATAAAGAAATAGCGTGGTGACACATCATATATATACaatgccttgcgaaagtattcacaccccttaatttttttcatgttttatgttgctgccttatgttaaactgctttaaatacttttttcattaaTCTACATTCTAAGTCCTGTATTCAGTAAAAAGAGAATTGTCACAACttctgaaataagtacattgcgtaagtattcatacccaCAACTCAGTtcttagctgaagcacctttacagcctcaagtttTTTTTGGGTATGATGGGACAAGCTTTGCTGATCAGCATTTGGCATTGTCTGTCATTCTTCTCCTCActtcttcacctctcaagctctgtaaAGTTGCATGGGAGCAGATGCACATTTCAGgtttcttcagaaatatttgattgagTTCAGTCccaggctctggctgggccactctTGTGGTGTGCTTAGGCttattgtcctgatggaaggtgaaccttctgccgagtctgaggttctgaatgctctggactgggttttctcaatatctcaatattttggtgcattgagcttttcttctactctgacgagtccctcagtccctgctgcCGAAAAATATCCCCACAGCTTGAGGCTGCTTCCAGCAAACTTTACTGTTGGAATGTTACTCTTAAGGTGATAAGCAGTgtctggtttccttcaaacatggtGTCTGGAATTGAGGTTCAACTGACCaaagaatcttgtttctcacagtgtgagggtcctttaggtgttttttttttggctaattccaaatgtattttcaagtgttttcactgaggagaggattgagtcttGCCACACCGCCATAAAGCCCAAATCAGTGGAGTGTTCCAGTGATGTTTGTTCTTCTGTAGGTCTCTCCTGTCTCTGCATATgttcatggagctcaactagagtgactgTCAGGTTCTTGGTGACTAGTCTAACCAAAGCCCTTCTCCATTAATTGCTCAGTTTGTCCAGGAGGCCAAAGGAGAAGTCTAGGAAAAGTCCTGGTTGTTTCAAACGCCTTCCATTAAGGATAAggttctgtgaaccttcaatgcagcagaatttttctgaactcttccccagctGTGTGGCTTGATGCAATCTTGTTTCTTAGCTCTAAAggcagtttttttgtttcttcttcttcttttttacctcaaggcttggtttttgctctgatatgtattttcagctgttagacattttattaagacatgtgcctttccaaatcataagcattcaaataaatttGCCACAGGTTGACTCTTGACTCCAaatgtagtaacatctacaagcatacagtatgaatgctcctgagctataTGCAATGTAAtcgtttaagttttttttattttttataaatttgtgaAGATGTTAAAagcctgtttgtttttttttttttgctttgccattatgatgtaggaaaaaaataataatttaaagcagttaaacctaaggcagcaacatagcaaaatgtgaaaacaagggggggtgtgaatacttttgcaatgctctgtatatacacatgcacacacatacatacatgtcaGCATTACATTGCGATAATCTTTACATTATTCCTCTAGATAACCCTCATCAAAGAAGCCGTGTTCCTGTCTTGATAAAGGTTTTGGATGTGAATGACAACGCGCCAGAATTTGCCATGATTTACGAGACATTTGTGTGTGAGAATGTCAAAGCTGGGCAGGTATTTATACTCTGTACTTGCTTTTGACTATTTTAGCCTAAAACATGAAtgctttttatataaaagaaaatccTGTTCAAAATCCTGTCTACCATTCCAGCTCATACAGACTATCAGTGCCATCGACACAGACGATCCTCTTGTGGGTCACAAATTTGTATTCAGCTTGAGTTCAATGAATCCAAACTTCACCATCTTTGATAATGAAGGTGAATAAATCTTTCCTTTGACGTTTCAATCTTGAATCTCATGGAAAATGCATGCGTTTAATCTTCTTTTCTGTTTTGGCAccaacaaaaacagctttatttttgctgttgtttgacTCAGCGTGAGATAATATCTCTAGCTCTGACTGTTTGAATGTTCTCTTAACCCCCACCTCTCCCAAAGATAACACAGCCAGAATCCTGACCAGAAGAAGTGGATTTAACAGGCGTGAAATGAGTGTCTACTATCTGCCAGTAGTTATCTCCGACAGCGACTACCCCATCCAGAGCAGCACCAGCACGTTGACCATTCGCGTGTGCAGTTGTGACGCCACCGGCAACATGCGGTCCTGCAGTGTCGACGCGTTGCTGCTCTCTGCTGGTCTCAGTACCGGGGCGCTAGTGGCGATACTTCTCTGCATCCTCATCTTGCTTAGTGAGTTTATCCCCACAAGCTTTTATAATAACACAAGGCAGGCTTATTacagattagatttttttaatttagagttgttttcattcactttcatcacttttagttttagtatctCCACTAGTTTTctagtttcagtttttgtttttaatttaatttttcaatattttagttttagtattttagagcttccaaagataaaatgcatgtcatttaaacatgtttaatagTGTTCATTTTCTCAGCACAGTCTAATGTTATTGCAGTCTAGTGTTattttctcctttaataagagctgtaaatgtttcatgttttataaaataacatgtatcAAAAACTAATACtgtcattttgtaaatttgtttttttttacactttactgatAAAATGGAGGAAACCACTGAATTTCTGAATTTTAAGCGTGAATCActattgaattgatcaaaaactaaaacaatttagagatgaaaatgttttaattaggTTTCATTGTATTGTGATGCACATCTGTGTGAAActgattatcaaaaaaaaaaagaaaaaaaaaatcacacgtTATCTTAAGGTcaaattctcactattaacaaaccattaaccatggcttttgcctcaataaactcctaatttgctatTAATTAACTGTTAGTAAGGTAGTTTAGGTATTAGGTAGGATTAAGGATGATCCAAAAACAATGGCAGGGGTCTGATTCTAAAAGCAAGCTTGTGGTAAATTGTAAAGCGCCAGGGTTTAAGCAGATTAAATGATTGGAGAAGTCCTGCGTATGTCACCAGAGATGTCTGTGGTTTCACCAGAAGatccattttgattaaaaatgaaatgcatgcatgcatgaacTGTTCTCAAACAAACACTAACCAAGGTGAATGTCTTCCCTCTTCTTCAGTGATTGTGGTGCTGTTCTCGGCT includes:
- the cdh10a gene encoding cadherin-10a — protein: MIMNHFLWLLPLVFPHLSSPVILLERSDGNLFHWNHLMKGDKLVLHRSKRDWMWRQFFLSEEYTGSNYQYVGKLRSDKDRGDGTARYVLSGEGAGTIFRIDEKSGDLHATQRLDREEKSSYTLQAQAFNKITGLPLEPATEFIVKIHDINDNEPKFTKAVYTASVPEMSDVGTFVIEVNATDADDATYGNSAKLVYSILQGQPYFSVEPETGIVRIALSNMDREVRKEYQVVIQAKDMAGQMGGLSGTAMVNVTLTDVNDSPPRFAYSSYHLSTYESAEIGSTVGRIKANDGDEGENAEMKYKIVDGDGKDYLDIITDEITQEGVIVVKKKMDYESKRIYTVKVEVTNTHQDPNFADLGPFLDTAIVKVTAKDVDEPPVFSRPQYVFEVNEDTPKGIAIGTISAWDPDATHYPIQYAIDQHTDPERLYHIDPKNGSITILKSLDREVSKWHNISVLASEINNPHQRSRVPVLIKVLDVNDNAPEFAMIYETFVCENVKAGQLIQTISAIDTDDPLVGHKFVFSLSSMNPNFTIFDNEDNTARILTRRSGFNRREMSVYYLPVVISDSDYPIQSSTSTLTIRVCSCDATGNMRSCSVDALLLSAGLSTGALVAILLCILILLMIVVLFSALKKQRRKEPLIISKEDVRDNVVSYNDEGGGEEDTQAFDIGTLRHPEVIESNKLRRDIIPEMLFPYHRPSPMKECADVRDFIISRLQENDTDPFAPPYDSLATYAYEGNGSIAESLSSLESSVTEADHEYDYLSNWGPQFKKLADMYIGKDTGVAN